Within the candidate division KSB1 bacterium genome, the region AAATTTACTCAATGAGCCGGGTAAAAATAGGCAGATGCGCGCGCAAAAGCAAGCACCCCCAATGCAGCAACAAAAAGGGCGCGGAAGAATTTCTCCGCGCCCCGGGATTACGTTTGAAGACTCCGTGCCACCTCGTTATTTTAGCAGGCTCATTCTTTTTGCCAACTTTACACCGTTGGAGGTCATTTCGTAGGTGTAAACACCCGCGGCAAGCCGCGAGGCATCGAACGTGACCTTGTGAGCACCCGCAGACAAATGCTTGTTCACGAGCGTGGCAACCTCCTTGCCCAGCATAATTTTCTGATGATTTCACTGCGCAGCCCCTCCCGGAATTCCACCGGCAGTGCAAAGGCGGAGGCACTGTAGTCCCATTGGCGTTGGCGGATCATATCGCGCTCGAATTTCCCCGCGCACTCGTCACACAAAGACATGTCGTCCACGCGACCGTAGGCATCACAGGCTTGGCATCGCCCGTCGTAGCCCGGCCAGTCGTCTTCCTCGTTCGTTTCCATCTCTGCGATGAGGGCCAGCGCCGCGCTCTCTTCCGGGTTGGTGTAGTAGCTTTTTTCTCCGATATACCAGATGCCGGTCTCACCTCGGTCACTACGTTTGTGGCTGGCACGTTTCGTTTTGCCCTGTGCCATGAGTCTTTCCAGGCTTTCCCGATCCTCTATTGTCGCCATCCGGCTGAAACGCAGATTGTCGGCGCTGGCCTCGGACTCTTCGTGCCGGAGATGGTCGCGAATCAAGTCCTTTGATTTCTTGACTGATGCTTCCGTGCTGAAGAACTGCTGAAAATACCCCAGTGCCAGCCGGGGTTCTTCATGCGGCGGTTGTGGCGGGATGACGCGCGGCCGCTCAAATTCGACCTGGATGATGGTGTTGTAGTGTTGCATCATGGCGATGCAAGCCTCCATTGCTTGATTGCCAACTGAGCGTTGCCAGCCCAACGTTTTCCTGTGCCTGCTTGCGTGGCGAGTTGCGGCGGCTCGCGCGATCCTGCTGGAAGCGTGCCGGTGACAGGCCTTTAACAGCCAAAGGATACATGCGGGCCAGAGAATCTACGCAATGATCTGAACAATAGTAGGCAGATCACCGCGCAAAAGCAAGCGCCTCAATGCAACAACGAAAAGGGCGCGGGGGGATTCCCCTCGCGCCCTTGGGTAAGGCCTGAATTGCTTTCTATCGCCTCGCTATTTCACGAACAGCATGCGCTTGGTGAGAACTTCGTTCTCGAATTTCAGGCGATAGTAGTAGGTGCCGGTGGCCAGGCCGGTGGCATCGAAGGTCAAGTTGTGGTTGCCGGGCGCCATCATCTGATCGACCAGAGTGGCGACCTGGCGGCCCATCATGTCGAACACCACCACTTGCACGCGCCCCTGCTTTTGCAGACTGAAGGGGATCGTGGTCTGCGGGTTGAATGGGTTTGGATAATTCTGGAACAACTGGAAGGTTTGCACATAGGCCCAGTTGCTTTCCCGGCCTTCCACGCTGGTGCCCACACGCATGAACTTCTGCACGATTGGATAGTCGCTGGCGCCGAAGCAGAGCACGTAGGCGATGTTGCGATTCGGGCTGAAGGCAATGCCGCGCGGCCGCTCGTTGGCATTCGCGGGAGTGTTGAACTGCCATTCGATCCAATCAACGATTTCCTTGGTCGCCGGATCATAGGCATACCAAACATTCGGCTTCCAGAAAGTCGTCGCGCCCGGGAAACGATTGGGTAGATCATTGTAAGAGCCGGCGCTGAACCAGAGCTGGGTGCCGTTGGGATCCCACACCACGGATTCGCTGTCAAAGCCCTTCAACAGGGTGTCGGTGACAGCGAAGGCTGAGAATTCATCCGGGCGGGTGTACTTGTAAACGGCGTGATTGGTGTAACCGCACCAGTAGATGGTGTTGCCATCTTTAGAGACTTCAAAGCTGCGCGAGAAGCCCTTGGAACTATCCACGGCGTTGCCCAGGAAGTTGAAATCCTTGTCGAAGATCTTGATGGCGTTCGGTGGTACGACGGGCGCGGTGAAGACGTTGCCCTGGGCATCGACGGCGGGTGCGGTGAGCGTGACGCCCGTTGTCGGCACCACTTTGGCCATGCCGGCGCCGGTCTTGTAGTTGATGCGATAAAGTGCATCGAAATGGGCCGCCAGAATGTTGCCTTCATGGTCAGTGCGCAGGCCGCGGGCGCTGTTGAACAGCGTGTCGGTTACGCTGCCAATCGTCAGGGTTTTGATCGGTGAGAACGGTGCCGGGCTGCCATCGGGGTTGAAGACATAGATCGCGCGCGTGGCTCTTTTGGTGCCGGCCGCGGTGGTAATGCTGTCACTGGCGCCGAAGAATTGCACCCAGACTTTGCCATCGGGGTCAACCGCAACGCCGTGTCCGCCCGAAAAGCCCTTGAAGTTGTCGTTTGGGAAATTGCTTTTCGAGGTGGCCGGGAAACTGCTTTGCAGGCGTTCGAACTTCTGCACGATCGGATAATTGCTGGCGCCGAAGCAAGTCACGTAGGCGGTGTTGCCATCCGGGCTGAAGGCGATGCCGCGCGGCCGCTCGTTGACATTTGCCGGCGTGTTCAACTTCCACTCGATCTCATCCACCACTTTGTTGTTCACCGGGTCGTAGGCGTACCAGGTGTTGGGTTTCCAGTAGGTGGTGGCGCCGGGGAAACGGTTGGGCAGGTCGTTGTAGGAGCCGGCACTGAACCAAAGCAGTGTGCCGGTCGGGTCCCACACCACGGATTCGCAGTCAAAGCCCTTCAACAGGGTGTCGGTGACAGCGAAGGCGGAGAATTCATCCGGGCGGGTGTACTTGTAAACGGCGTGATTGGTGTAACCGCACCAGTAGATGGTGTTGCCATCTTTAGAGACTTCAAAGCTGCGCGAGAAGCCCTTGGAACTATCCACAGCGTTGCCCAGGAAATTGAAATCCTTGTCGAAGATCTTGATGGCGTTCGGTGGTACGACGGGCGCGGTGAAGACGTTGCCCTGGGCATCGACGGCGGGTGCGGTGAGCGTGACGCCCGTTGTCGGCACCACTTTGGCCATGCCGGCGCCGGTCTTGTAGTTGATGCGATAAAGTGCATCGAAATGGGCCGCCAGAATGTTGCCTTCATGGTCAGTGCGCAGGCCGCGGGCGCTGTTGAACAGCGTGTCGGTTACGCTGCCAATCGTCAGGGTTTTGATCGGTGAGAACGGTGCCGGGCTGCCATCGGGGTTGAAGACATAGATCGCGCGCGTGGCTCTTTTGGTGCCAGCCGCGGTGGTGATGCTGTCACTGACACCGAAGAACTGCACCCAGACCTTGCCGTCGGGGTCGACCGCGATGCCGTGTCCGCCCGAACTGCCTTTGAAATTGTCATTAGGAAAATTGCCGGCGAATTTCCATTGCGCCTGGCTGCTGGTTGCCGCCAGCGCGAGGACGACAACCAAGGCTGATAGCCATTTAGACATAGCTTTCTCCCTTCACGAAGATGAATTGGATGGATACTGATGAAGAATTATCAGACGCAGCAAACGTTCTTTCTTGCTCAGCCTCCTTTCCTGATTGCATAGACACCTTGCTCCCTAGCGGGCCGCCCTTTGTAGTCCCGATCCCTTGGGGATCGCTGTTGATGCCAATCAACTCACAGGCTGGAGCAATGCCCCACCAGGGGGCAGGGTTACGAAATCACGGTAGCAGAGCGTTAGTTGTCTCCCCGGCCGTAATACGGCGCGCTCTTTTTCACCAGGTTGACCTTGAGCAGGGCCTGTGTGCTGCTGCCAACGGCTTCCCGGATGACATAAAGAAACGTGCCGTTATCCCAGCCGAAGCTCAGGCTTTTGGGCCGAAGCAAGCCGGGATAAAGTGCCTCCGCCGTCCGGTTGGGATGAACCACCACCATGGCCTCCGGCGCATCCGTGCCGATATACAAGTCGCCGTCCGCCGCAAAGGTAATCGCATAGACGCCGGCACCCGCGGCACCGAAGGGTGAAGCCGAGAAATTGAAATACTCCTCCTCCGGACCCAATTGGTCAGCCGACACGATGGCGAAGCGCCAGACCTTCTCGGCGCCGTCACGATTCCCGGCGAGATAAAGATGGTCGTTGAAAACGCGCACCGACCGCACATTGGCCACAAAGGGGAAGCTGCGCACGTTCTTGTCCTGCCGGACGCGATAAATCTCCGGGTTGTTGCCTGCCAGCCACAGGTTGCCCTCGCGGTCGAAATCCATGTCATAAAGCCGCGTGGTCGTGGTGGGCAGCACCACCCAATTGGTGGGGTTGCCGCCGGCCGCCGGAATCTGAATGATGCGGCGTTCCAACGTCAGGCCATAGAGAAAGCCGCCCGGCCCGACTTTGAGCGAAGTATAGCGCGTCGGTGTGCCGGTGGGTTTGGGGGAAAAGCTGCTGCGCGTGCCCTCCGGGGTGAACTTCGCCACGCCGGACTGGCTGCTGACATTGTTGTTGACAAACGAGACATAGGCATTGCCCTGCGCATCAAACGTCACCGACCACGGCACTTCGGCTTTGTCAAACACTTTGACCTCGCTCACCGCCTCCAGCAGTCGGTACGAAACGGTGTTGCTGAACTTGTCGGCATGCAACACTGCGATCCTCAGTTTGATGTTGTCCCTGGGCAGATTCGGCGCCCTCACCCGCAGTTGTGTCGCCGAAGCCTCCAGCACAGTGGCGACGGTGGCGTCGAAATAAACCAGGTTTTCCTCCTTGACCGGCGAGAAGTTTTGGCCGTTGATAGTGACAATGCCGATGCCGGCAAAGGTATCCGGCGGGGTGACACTGGTGATCACCGGCGCCGGCCGGCTGACATAGTTCGGATCGAACAGGCTGGGAGTGGGTTCCTCCTCGCAGCCGGCCATGAAAGCGCCGAGCAGCAGGCCGACGGGCAGGATGGCCAGCAGCTTTCCGGCAGTGGAAAAAAGAATCGCTCTACTCATCGTCGTCCCATTGCTATTTGAACACGGTCACAAAGCCCTTCAGTAGGCAAATTTCACCGAGAAGCGATGGACTTGGTCGAACAGGCCGAAGGGTGTGTAGGCATAGTCCAGCGCCAGATGGTTGCCCTTGCGAAAACCGGCGCCCACGCTGAAGTGGTGTTCATCACTGGGAAAGAGGTAGCCGGCGCGCAGGGCAAAGGCGTTGAGAAACACGTATTCGCCACCCAATTTGACCTGCTCGGGATAATCGCGCGGATGCGTCGCTTCCACGGCGAGCACGAAATCATGTGGCGAGTGCGCGTCCGTCAGCAGATCCATGGCATTCATGGAGAGCCCGATTGCGAAGATCAGGGGCAGTTGAAAAGTCTCGTCCTGATATTTGATCTCTTCGGAAAAATTGCGCACGTTCATGCCGAAGTCCAGGCTCTTGAAACCGGTGCGATAGATGATACCGAGATCGAAAGCCAGGACGTCCACCTTGTTTGCCGTGGTGATCTGGCTGCCGTCGCTGCCAAAACCGATGATGGCGGTCTTGAGATCCTGCTTGACGAAGCGCACGTTGCCGCCCACCGAAAACTTGTCGGTGAGCGCTTTGGCATAGCCCAGCCCGACGGACAAGGCCGTGGGCCGGAAGGTGCCGGTGTCCAGAAAACCGGCCTCATTGTCGGCGCGGATGGTGCCATAGACCTCGCCGTAGTCGACCGACAGGAAGCTCACGCCGAACACTCCGTATTGCCCGTCGCCGGGGTTGAAGGCCAGGCTGCCGTACGAATAGTTGATGTCGGCGATCCATTCCACCCGGCCCAGGGCAATGTCCACTTTGGTAGGCAAACGCGCGATGCCGGCGGGATTGAAAAACAGTGCGGCGGAAGAGCCGGTCATCGTGGCCGTAGCCTCGCCCATGGCGGTGGCACGCGCGTCAGTGGCCACCGTCAGGAATTTCAGGCCGGTTTGCGCCAGCTTTTGTTGCTGGCTCAATCCCGGCGCGACCGCCAGCGCCACCAGCAAACAGCTCAGTTGCCGGACAGCAATTCTTTTTTTCATCGATCCACCTGTGGGGCTTAGTGGTTCATGCAAGCAATCGAAGGCATCTCAAACTCGGGACCCCGCGGCTGCACCCGCCGCCCGGGCGTTTTTCCCCGGGCGTCATCGCCAGCCATGCAGGCTTCAGCGCACCACGACGAATTTCACCACCGAGCTTTTGCCGGTGACTTTGTCGGTGACCACGGCGAGATACAAGCCACTGACGATGACTTGATTGGAGGAGGTGATGGAATTCCACGCCGCGTCGCCGCTGCCGTCGCTATGCTCGATGGTATGGATCAATTCGCCGCTTTCCGTGAAGATGCGGATGGTGCACTGGCCGGGGATGTTGAAGAACTTGATCTGATTCGGCTGATCAAAGCGCAGCGAGCCCCGCGGTGCGGAAATGTGATAGGGATTGGGCACCACGCGAATCGCGCCCGCTTCATTGACATCACTGCTCGTAATCGCCGGGCCGGCCTGGCGTTTGAGATTGGCCGCGTTGTAGGTCTGCGTGTAGTAGCGGTTGCTGCGCAAGGCCCCGCGTGGTGTCAAGCCTGCACCGGTGTTGTCCTCCGGTTTGCCGACCGCAACGACGTAGTAGTAGTAGTCGCGGCCGCGAATCGGCGAAGTGTCGGCATAGCGCCGTTCGTTCGGTCCGGCGGTGTGAATCAGGACGTGGGTGCTGTCTTTCGAGCCGGCGGCGCGGTAAATCTCGAACCCCGCCAGCTTGGGGTCATTGTCTTGATAGGTTTCCCAGGACACGACAATGCGGTCACCGCCGCTTTCGATATTGACCGACTTGGGAGGCAGCGGCGGCCGGGGAATGGCGTAGCCGGAATTGAAGTTGGCGAGAGCGCGCCGAAACGTCTGAAACAGCGAATCCCGGCCGGACATGACCCAGATGTTTTTCTCCCGTGCCGTGATTTGCCCGCGTTTGTACAGCCGGCCGATGGTTTCCTGGCGCTCGCGGCTGATGCCCGAGGCGCCTTCCGCCATCACGATGTGAATACTCTCGCCGGGACGCAGGGTGTAGGGGCCGTAACCATTGGCAAACGAAAAACCGCCGGTTGTGCCCAGGGAGGGATCACCCGTGGGCTCGATGAAATTGCCGCTCGGCTCCACCCGGTCGGCATGCCGTGGCTGGTGCCCTTTCGACATCCAGCCATATTCCAAAGTCATCTTGGGAATGTTGAAGGCATCATTGTTGGATTGCAGCGGCGCGTCCGAGTCCTCATGGCTGGTGGTGGAGGGCTGGCCGGGATCATCGGTTTGATCGGTGGCGGAGCGATCGGCGTGCAGCGTCACCACCCCGATGAACTGGGTCGCGCCCAGCCGGCCGGTGGTGTCCGCTTCCGTGGTGCCCACCCCGGAACCGGGCGCCCAGATCGGCCCGCCGATGTTGTCGTAGCGCGTGAAGGGCGGATACTTGCCATGCCAGGTGAATTGCGCGCGGAAATTTTCGCCCGGTGGATCGGGCTTGATGCCGTCACCGCGTGCGTCATTCATGGCGTTGATGCCCCAGCCGGTGGCATTGCCGATGACATAGCGGGTGGCGGCGCAGACCGAGTTGCGATACTGAAAATAGAAGTAGACGCCCTCCAGTGTGGTGTTGGGCAGCTCGATTTCCGGGTCGCCGTCGGTGTTGCCGGTGTTGGTGAAGGTGTAGTCGTAGACGAAGTAGTTGTCATGATAATCCTGGCTGAATTGCATGATCTTGCGCGTCATGGTGAT harbors:
- a CDS encoding PorV/PorQ family protein, whose product is MKKRIAVRQLSCLLVALAVAPGLSQQQKLAQTGLKFLTVATDARATAMGEATATMTGSSAALFFNPAGIARLPTKVDIALGRVEWIADINYSYGSLAFNPGDGQYGVFGVSFLSVDYGEVYGTIRADNEAGFLDTGTFRPTALSVGLGYAKALTDKFSVGGNVRFVKQDLKTAIIGFGSDGSQITTANKVDVLAFDLGIIYRTGFKSLDFGMNVRNFSEEIKYQDETFQLPLIFAIGLSMNAMDLLTDAHSPHDFVLAVEATHPRDYPEQVKLGGEYVFLNAFALRAGYLFPSDEHHFSVGAGFRKGNHLALDYAYTPFGLFDQVHRFSVKFAY
- a CDS encoding T9SS type A sorting domain-containing protein, whose protein sequence is MSKWLSALVVVLALAATSSQAQWKFAGNFPNDNFKGSSGGHGIAVDPDGKVWVQFFGVSDSITTAAGTKRATRAIYVFNPDGSPAPFSPIKTLTIGSVTDTLFNSARGLRTDHEGNILAAHFDALYRINYKTGAGMAKVVPTTGVTLTAPAVDAQGNVFTAPVVPPNAIKIFDKDFNFLGNAVDSSKGFSRSFEVSKDGNTIYWCGYTNHAVYKYTRPDEFSAFAVTDTLLKGFDCESVVWDPTGTLLWFSAGSYNDLPNRFPGATTYWKPNTWYAYDPVNNKVVDEIEWKLNTPANVNERPRGIAFSPDGNTAYVTCFGASNYPIVQKFERLQSSFPATSKSNFPNDNFKGFSGGHGVAVDPDGKVWVQFFGASDSITTAAGTKRATRAIYVFNPDGSPAPFSPIKTLTIGSVTDTLFNSARGLRTDHEGNILAAHFDALYRINYKTGAGMAKVVPTTGVTLTAPAVDAQGNVFTAPVVPPNAIKIFDKDFNFLGNAVDSSKGFSRSFEVSKDGNTIYWCGYTNHAVYKYTRPDEFSAFAVTDTLLKGFDSESVVWDPNGTQLWFSAGSYNDLPNRFPGATTFWKPNVWYAYDPATKEIVDWIEWQFNTPANANERPRGIAFSPNRNIAYVLCFGASDYPIVQKFMRVGTSVEGRESNWAYVQTFQLFQNYPNPFNPQTTIPFSLQKQGRVQVVVFDMMGRQVATLVDQMMAPGNHNLTFDATGLATGTYYYRLKFENEVLTKRMLFVK
- a CDS encoding IPT/TIG domain-containing protein → MSRAILFSTAGKLLAILPVGLLLGAFMAGCEEEPTPSLFDPNYVSRPAPVITSVTPPDTFAGIGIVTINGQNFSPVKEENLVYFDATVATVLEASATQLRVRAPNLPRDNIKLRIAVLHADKFSNTVSYRLLEAVSEVKVFDKAEVPWSVTFDAQGNAYVSFVNNNVSSQSGVAKFTPEGTRSSFSPKPTGTPTRYTSLKVGPGGFLYGLTLERRIIQIPAAGGNPTNWVVLPTTTTRLYDMDFDREGNLWLAGNNPEIYRVRQDKNVRSFPFVANVRSVRVFNDHLYLAGNRDGAEKVWRFAIVSADQLGPEEEYFNFSASPFGAAGAGVYAITFAADGDLYIGTDAPEAMVVVHPNRTAEALYPGLLRPKSLSFGWDNGTFLYVIREAVGSSTQALLKVNLVKKSAPYYGRGDN